From the Trifolium pratense cultivar HEN17-A07 linkage group LG4, ARS_RC_1.1, whole genome shotgun sequence genome, the window CAACCACAAGAACAACACCAAAAGTAATTAATAAGGGGGGGAAAAAATTAAAGCTTTGATTATAAACAGGATAGGAagaatcacggttcgatccccacaactgcgatcgggaggaggctggaaccacttgatgccagaattgactccgaaccagattaaactggttgtaaaaaacaaaaacaaaaacacaaaataaagaagaaaaacaatccAAATTTGAAAGCAAATCAAAGTTCACCAATAATAATTGTGTTtaattcgtaaaacagcaaggaCTTGACAGAACAATACAATACAGAACAAGATAACACAGGACAGGACAAAAttgtaccggagagatatagaatgataatatttttatattaaaaaataaaatgaatattttcgtattttttatagttgtaccgtGGACAAAAAGTTATCTCGTGGTTCAGTGAAGCATAAAAAATCCctttgctacctaatttgtctaGTCTCATAACcgatttcaaatcaaacaggataCAACAAAAATTATCCTGTCCAATCCTCTATTTTTTAGCTATCAAACGCATCCTTAATCATTCatttaaaaaaggaaagaataatgataataaataaaactaaaaagatAAGCTAAGAAAAAACTTTGAGGTTGATGGGTTCTTTTTGTACAAGAACCTCCCAAAGATGCTTTTCATGAGTCCAATGTGAAACAACTTCTTCCCTTTACTCTGCAACTTACCTCAAAACCCCATTTTCTGCATACTCTTCTTTTCAACCTTGTAAGTATCACAACAataatttcttctttcatttGTGCTTCTTTAAACAAACTTTTGGATTTTAGTGTATTTGTTGGATTTTCTTGGATTTGTATCTTTTTTGGAACTTTGTGATGCCGGAAAAAGTAGTTATTTCATCACCAACAACTCAATGGTCGATTCCAATACTTCAATGGCGAGTTGGGTTACTCactgtttttgttttatttggaaTGTTCATTGTTTGGAGCATTGATGGTTGCACTGTTAAGAATGTTTTTCAAGCTTTAAGGTATCGTCGTTCACACTATCTTCCTCATTCTTCACCTAATTTTACACTTTCAAATCAAAAACTGTTTCCTATTAGTTTAGATCAAAACCAACCCAATAAAACCCATGTTTCTGTTAATGTTACTTTAGCTGAGAAACTTGGTAAAAACTCAAAAAGTTTTGATCTTGTTAATGGGGTTGGAACTTGGGTTTCAACTGAATTAGAGGCTAATTTGACTTCAAATCTTTTAGCTAGATGGTTAGCTAGGGGTGGTGAACCTTGTAAAGATTCTAAGACTGTTGAGATTTCGATACCTGGTTTGGATTTTGATGGTGGGAATTTGGTAGATTTGTCAGCTGGAGATGTGCATGAGTTTGTTTTTCAAGCATTGGATGATTCGGGTAAGGCTCGTTGTTTAGGTGGTGATTACTTTGAGACTGATCTTTCGGGGGAATCGTGGAAATCTAGGCCTTTGGTGAAGGATTTTAATAATGGATCTTACTCAATTTCGTTGCAAGTTCATCCTGATTTTGTTGGGGTTTATAATCTTACTATGTTCTTGCTTTATAGACATTTTGAAGGTTTGAAGTTTACACCGTGGAGATTTGTTTTTGATCGAATGGTTCGTAGTATTGCTATTAGATTCTATAAGAGTGATGTTTTGATGCCGGAACTGCAGACTTGTAAGGCTGCTGATTTTGAAAGGGATGTTTGGGTTGGAAGGTGGACAAGGCATGGTAAGAATGATGACTGCTTTGTTGGCAATGATGGTAGGTACCGATGCTTAGCATCGGATTTTCCTTGTAAAGCTCCTTGGTGTGATGGTTCTTTGGGAGTTTTGGAGAGTAATGGTTGGGTGTACTCGACGCATTGCTCATTCAAGATGTATTCGGCTGAGTCTGCTTGGAATTGTTTGAAGAATCGATGGATTTTCTTTTGGGGCGATTCAAATCATGTTGACACGATACGTAATATgctcaattttattttggacTTGCCTGAGGTACATTCTGTCCCGAGACGATTTGACATGAACTTTTCAAATCCAAAAGACCCGTCTCAAACCGTTAGGTTTACAAGCATTTTCAATGGTCATTGGAATGAAACACAAAACTATCTAGGATTGGATTCTCTGAGAAATGAAGGGTTTCgaaatttgttgaagaaatacTTCTCAGAAGATACAAT encodes:
- the LOC123919615 gene encoding uncharacterized protein LOC123919615; this encodes MPEKVVISSPTTQWSIPILQWRVGLLTVFVLFGMFIVWSIDGCTVKNVFQALRYRRSHYLPHSSPNFTLSNQKLFPISLDQNQPNKTHVSVNVTLAEKLGKNSKSFDLVNGVGTWVSTELEANLTSNLLARWLARGGEPCKDSKTVEISIPGLDFDGGNLVDLSAGDVHEFVFQALDDSGKARCLGGDYFETDLSGESWKSRPLVKDFNNGSYSISLQVHPDFVGVYNLTMFLLYRHFEGLKFTPWRFVFDRMVRSIAIRFYKSDVLMPELQTCKAADFERDVWVGRWTRHGKNDDCFVGNDGRYRCLASDFPCKAPWCDGSLGVLESNGWVYSTHCSFKMYSAESAWNCLKNRWIFFWGDSNHVDTIRNMLNFILDLPEVHSVPRRFDMNFSNPKDPSQTVRFTSIFNGHWNETQNYLGLDSLRNEGFRNLLKKYFSEDTIPDTVIMNSGLHDGVHFRNIRAFTVGAEYAASFWEDVMKTVKQRGLTLPKVFYRNTVATGGYARSLAFNPNKMEVFNGVFLEKLKQAGVVSGVIDNFDMTFPWHYDNRCNDGVHYGRAPAKMKWRDGQIGHQYFVDLMLAHVLLNALCAR